The Lactuca sativa cultivar Salinas chromosome 2, Lsat_Salinas_v11, whole genome shotgun sequence genome includes a window with the following:
- the LOC111883444 gene encoding dof zinc finger protein DOF5.7: MLSHNIASKQANKDDSQSTGGGGGGGNGGKKTASLRAPEQNLKCPRCDSPNTKFCYYNNYNLAQPRHFCKACRRYWTKGGALRNVPIGGSCRKNKKTKSCSSRFFVGEPSSKGSSSDIGGMKFYGLSAMDSGIHFPPRVTTTNHFSSSYGETVNPSFVNLDPLGFNFAFSSSHITMKQGHHHHQQQQQQQQHNQSGGGLLNFHETMGTANNLLHNTGLASSIESLSSINQDLHWKLQQQRLTMLFGGDGGGGSGGGGENGQQQQRKQGFVEPHAQKLQPILFQNLEISKPAQSSMDGDSRKDTGDGNGGGGLATEWFFDDSYAPANVNHATPTGSNSAGNDQSGSINNWNGIEDWNTLKQYSSIP; this comes from the coding sequence ATGTTGTCTCACAACATAGCATCAAAACAGGCTAACAAAGATGATAGTCAAAGCacgggtggtggcggtggtggtggaaaTGGTGGGAAGAAAACGGCATCGTTAAGGGCACCAGAACAAAACCTCAAGTGCCCAAGATGTGATTCACCCAACACGAAGTTCTGCTATTACAATAACTATAACCTCGCTCAGCCTAGACACTTTTGCAAGGCTTGTAGAAGATACTGGACTAAAGGTGGGGCTCTTAGAAATGTTCCCATAGGGGGCAGTTGTAGAAAGAACAAGAAGACAAAATCTTGTTCCTCGAGGTTTTTTGTAGGGGAGCCTTCCTCCAAAGGCTCGTCTTCGGATATCGGAGGGATGAAATTTTATGGTCTTTCTGCCATGGATTCCGGGATACACTTTCCTCCTAGAGTTACAACCACTAACCATTTCTCTTCTTCGTATGGCGAAACAGTTAATCCTTCCTTTGTAAATCTTGATCCATTAGGGTTTAATTTCGCGTTTTCATCGTCTCACATTACGATGAAACAaggacatcatcatcatcaacaacaacaacaacaacaacagcataATCAAAGTGGAGGAGGGTTATTAAATTTTCATGAAACTATGGGCACAGCTAACAATCTTCTTCATAATACTGGTCTTGCTTCTTCCATAGAATCTTTAAGTTCTATAAACCAAGATTTGCATTGGAAGCTGCAGCAACAAAGACTGACTATGTTGTTCGGTGGCGATGGTGGTGGCGGCAGTGGTGGTGGCGGAGAGAACGGTCAGCAACAGCAGAGAAAACAAGGTTTTGTTGAACCACATGCTCAGAAATTACAACCCATTTTGTTTCAGAACCTTGAGATTTCAAAGCCAGCACAGTCTTCTATGGATGGTGATTCGAGAAAAGATACCGGTGATggaaatggtggtggtggtttggcgACGGAGTGGTTCTTTGACGACAGTTATGCACCGGCTAATGTGAATCACGCAACTCCAACGGGTAGCAACAGCGCAGGGAATGATCAAAGTGGAAGCATAAACAACTGGAATGGAATTGAAGATTGGAATACTTTGAAGCAGTACAGCTCAATTCCATAG
- the LOC111883439 gene encoding kinesin-like protein KIN-14R produces the protein MEGKTDTLDPSGENQESQISHASVSEVISWSNESSNQENTTSGMIPAFTNGGFDCNKSLDQHDDCKMEEEGGTLIADHLFRPDGSLDCEKKSGGVSTMDEDEESSLDYMVCDSTSKLIPKGFLRSNCTDEVVLFVNAGAETTVELDSNINIVADKYFEGGDVFQTNESITEGGDVPFIYHSARLGDFQYLFNNLPEGNYFIDLHFVEMINTFGPKGMRVFNVYLQEEKILADFDIFSVVGANKPLQLVDSRVSVKPGETIVIRFEGITGSPLVSGICIRRAPKLPDDVTQDFLKCQNCAADIEIPSVQKKVMRKKSVEKYEKRIQELTSQRQRKTDECYQAWMSLTAATKQLEKVHMELDKRLIHSSSLDQKMEKQSEQLRDISSRYEHDKKVWVAAVKELSHRITVLKQDHSQLSLQAHQCADSVPDLNNMVSAVQALVAQCEDLKVKYNQEQIKRRKLHNQLEDTKGNIRVFCRCRPPSKQETLTGWSTVVDFDAASNGELGVLNSGSTKKTFRFDRVFTPNDNQVDVFAHASPLVTSVLDGYNVCIFAYGQTGTGKTFTMEGIEGNRGVNYRTLEELFKIAKERVDSFTYDISVSVLEVYNEQIRDLLATPSSTSKKLEIKQASEGFHNVPGLVEAKVENIKEVWNVLQAGSSARVVGSNNVNEHSSRSHCMLSIMVKAKNLITNECTKSKLWLVDLAGSERVAKTDAQGERLKEAQNINRSLSALGDVISALANKSSHIPYRNSKLTHLLQDSLGGDSKTLMFVQISPSEHDLSETLSSLNFATRVRGVELGPAKKQIDTSELQKIKIMLDKAKQESRLKDESLRKLEESLQNVEGKIKGKDQVYKNQVEKIKELETQIELKTGSYSQLEKQISNLSEKLKAKEEFNNGLQQKVKELENKLTEREELGTITYQQKVRDLEDKLKVQVKESKSYTMTLQEKIEELERKLKEQEQNSDSTTLLLKIKVLEEKLKDQERRLSIATITDSCSSMKTTTRDEGKHVGVVSRDKFVISHEAEQHVLRGSNLMNRQTAASLNRSKRNDSLGSNCGGEVRRKRVSRNSEVENVVDPQPPPRVRGGSSRVVKPAPVVAQRPVVHHGRPSSNPSQGVKDRDSKKRVWA, from the exons ATGGAAGGCAAAACGGACACCCTCGACCCATCAGGTGAAAACCAAGAAAGCCAGATCTCTCATGCCTCAGTATCGGAAGTTATTAGTTGGAGTAACGAGTCTTCGAATCAAGAGAATACTACATCTGGGATGATCCCAGCTTTTACTAATGGAGGGTTTGACTGCAACAAATCACTGGACCAACATGATGATTGCAAAATGGAGGAAGAAGGTGGAACCCTAATTGCTGACCACCTCTTTCGCCCGGATGGTTCTCTTGATTGCGAGAAAAAGTCGGGTGGGGTTTCAACAATGGACGAAGATGAAGAATCTTCGCTGGATTACATGGTCTGTGATTCCACTTCCAAGCTAATTCCAAAGGGGTTTCTGAGGTCGAACTGTACAG ATGAGGTAGTTCTCTTCGTGAATGCTGGAGCAGAAACTACGGTGGAACTAGACTCCAATATAAACATTGTAGCCGATAAGTACTTTGAAGGAGGAGATGTATTTCAAACAAACGAATCCATAACTGAAGGCGGTGATGTTCCATTCATATACCACTCTGCAAGACTAGGAGACTTTCAGTACCTGTTCAACAATCTGCCAGAGGGAAATTACTTTATTGACCTTCACTTCGTTGAGATGATAAACACATTTGGCCCCAAAGGAATGAGAGTCTTCAATGTATACTTACAGGAAGAGAAG ATTCTTGCAGATTTCGACATCTTCTCGGTTGTTGGAGCTAATAAACCATTACAGTTAGTTGACTCAAGAGTCTCGGTCAAACCTGGTGAGACAATTGTAATTAGGTTCGAAGGAATCACTGGAAGCCCATTGGTTAGTGGAATCTGCATAAGAAGAGCTCCTAAACTCCCTG ATGATGTAACACAAGATTTTCTAAAATGTCAGAACTGTGCTGCTGATATAGAAATTCCATCAGTTCAG AAGAAAGTCATGCGAAAGAAATCAGTAGAGAAATATGAGAAGAGGATACAAGAGTTGACTAGTCAACGTCAGAGGAAGACTGATGAATGTTATCAAGCTTGGATGTCTTTAACTGCAGCAACTAAGCAGCTTGAAAAGGTCCACATGGAACTTGACAAAAGATTGATCCATTCATCTTCTCTTG acCAAAAAATGGAGAAACAATCTGAACAATTGAGAGACATATCAAGTAGATATGAACATGACAAGAAAGTTTGGGTAGCTGCAGTTAAAGAACTATCACACAGAATAAcg GTATTGAAACAAGACCACTCTCAGCTCTCTCTTCAAGCACACCAATGTGCTGACTCAGTTCCTGATCTCAATAACATGGTTTCTGCAGTTCAAGCATTGG TTGCACAGTGTGAGGATCTTAAAGTGAAATACaaccaagaacaaatcaagagaaGAAAGCTTCATAATCAACTTGAGGATACAAAAG GAAACATAAGGGTGTTTTGCAGATGTCGTCCACCAAGCAAACAAGAAACTTTGACCGGATGGTCAACCGTTGTTGACTTTGATGCAGCTTCAAATGGAGAACTTGGTGTTCTTAATAGTGGTTCCACTAAAAAGACATTTAGATTCGATAGAGTCTTCACACCAAATGACAATCAAG TTGATGTTTTTGCACATGCTTCACCATTGGTGACTTCAGTATTGGATGGATACAATGTGTGTATATTTGCATATGGTCAAACAGGGACAGGAAAGACATTTACAATGGAGGGTATTGAGGGAAATCGAGGGGTAAATTACAGAACATTAGAGGAATTATTCAAAATTGCAAAAGAAAGAGTTGATAGTTTTACTTATGACATATCAGTTAGTGTGCTTGAAGTTTATAATGAACAGATAAGGGATCTACTTGCAACACCATCATCAACCTCCAAAaa GTTGGAAATAAAACAAGCATCTGAAGGGTTTCACAATGTTCCTGGTTTAGTTGAAGCTAAAGTTGAGAACATAAAAGAAGTTTGGAATGTATTACAAGCTGGAAGTAGTGCAAGAGTTGTTGGATCAAATAATGTGAATGAACATAGCAGCAGATCTCATTG TATGCTTTCTATCATGGTAAAAGCAAAGAACTTGATAACAAATGAGTGCACAAAGAGCAAACTATGGCTTGTGGATTTAGCTGGAAGTGAAAGGGTTGCAAAAACAGATGCTCAAGGTGAAAGGCTTAAAGAGGCTCAAAATATTAATCGATCACTTTCTGCTCTTGGAGATGTTATTTCTGCTTTAGCAAATAAGAGTAGTCACATTCCATATAGGAACTCAAAGCTCACACATTTACTTCAAGATTCATTAG GGGGTGATTCGAAAACATTGATGTTTGTGCAAATAAGTCCCTCTGAACATGACTTGAGTGAGACTTTGAGTTCTTTGAACTTTGCAACGAGAGTGAGAGGGGTTGAATTAGGTCCTGCTAAAAAGCAAATTGATACAAGTGAGCTTCAGAAAATTAAAATCATG CTTGATAAAGCAAAGCAAGAATCGCGTTTGAAAGATGAGTCTTTGAGGAAGTTAGAAGAGAGTTTACAGAATGTAGAAGGCAAGATTAAAGGAAAAGATCAAGTTTATAAAAACCAAGTCGAAAAAATTAAGGAGCTTGAGACACAAATCGAGTTGAAAACAGGATCATATTCTCAATTAGAAAAACAAATTTCTAATCTTTCTGAAAAGTTAAAGGCGAAAGAAGAATTCAACAACGGGCTTCAACAAAAG GTGAAGGAGCTCGAGAACAAGCTTACAGAACGTGAAGAGTTAGGGACAATAACATACCAACAGAAG GTGAGGGATCTTGAAGACAAATTGAAAGTGCAAGTCAAAGAGTCAAAGTCCTACACCATGACCCTTCAAGAAAAG ATTGAGGAACTTGAAAGGAAATTGAAAGAACAGGAACAAAATTCTGATTCAACCACCCTCCTTCTAAAg ATTAAGGTTCTTGAAGAGAAGCTTAAAGATCAAGAAAGGCGGTTATCCATAGCTACAATCACAGATTCTTGTAGTTCAATGAAAACAACAACTCGTGATGAAGGGAAACATGTTGGTGTTGTTTCAAGGGACAAATTTGTAATTTCACATGAGGCTGAACAACATGTGTTGAGGGGTTCAAATCTAATGAACCGGCAAACGGCTGCTAGCTTGAACCGGTCCAAGAGAAATGACTCATTGGGGAGTAATTGTGGGGGTGAAGTGAGAAGAAAAAGGGTTTCAAGAAATAGTGAAGTTGAGAATGTGGTGGACCCACAACCACCACCTAGGGTTCGTGGTGGTTCGTCAAGGGTGGTTAAACCAGCACCGGTGGTGGCTCAGAGACCGGTGGTTCATCATGGTAGACCAAGTAGTAACCCGAGTCAAGGGGTTAAAGATAGAGATAGCAAGAAAAGGGTGTGGGCGTGA